A part of Aegilops tauschii subsp. strangulata cultivar AL8/78 chromosome 2, Aet v6.0, whole genome shotgun sequence genomic DNA contains:
- the LOC141040837 gene encoding uncharacterized protein, whose protein sequence is MLAEFKKHAPPTFIETAEPLDADDWVRTIEDLLELVSCTEDRERVAYAAHCLRGTARAWWDGFRVMHAGKNITWNDFKAEFRKAHIPSGIMAIKKHEFRALKQGSSTVKEYMQKFSVLSRYAPEDVSTDAAKRERFMEGLNQTLQYSLVVCDCPTFPDLVNKALMLEDK, encoded by the coding sequence ATGTTGGCAGAGTTCAAGAAGCATGCACCACCCACCTTCATCGAGACTGCTGAACCCCTGGACGCAGACGACTGGGTCCGCACCATTGAGGATCTGTTAGAACTAGTCAGCTGCACTGAAGACCGTGAAAGGGTGGCTTATGCTGCTCACTGTCTCAGGGGAACTGCTAGAGCTTGGTGGGATGGATTTAGGGTCATGCATGCTGGGAAAAACATCACTTGGAATGACTTCAAGGCAGAATTCCGCAAGGCCCATATTCCTTCCGGAATTATGGCCATCAAGAAGCATGAGTTCCGGGCCCTAAAGCAGGGAAGTAGCACTGTCAAGGAGTACATGCAGAAGTTCAGCGTTCTATCAAGGTATGCTCCTGAAGATGTCAGCACTGATGCTGCCAAAAGAGAGCGCTTCATGGAAGGCCTTAACCAGACTCTGCAGTACTCGCTTGTTGTGTGTGACTGCCCAACCTTTCCTGATCTGGTGAACAAGGCACTCATGCTTGAAGATAAGTGA